From Glycine max cultivar Williams 82 chromosome 11, Glycine_max_v4.0, whole genome shotgun sequence, the proteins below share one genomic window:
- the LOC100778841 gene encoding ultraviolet-B receptor UVR8 isoform X2, producing the protein MNGEGSEAMQVEMEIEKERLVYMWGYLPGALPQRTPLLTPVLVRVPPSGYSWKDVCGGGCGFAMAISEPGKLITWGSTDDLGQSYVTSGKHGEIPEPFPLPTEVTIVKAAAGWAHCVSVTDCGEVYTWGWRECVPSGKVFGESLTGVSPEKDVPGRQSSFLTEQVSPRSQGSKSTGGTASGTSGEESSKRRRVSSAKQTAETSSSSDDTQTALPCLVTLNPGVRIASVAAGGRHTLALSDIGQVWGWGYGGEGQLGLGSRIRMVSSPHLVPCINSSSYGKDISASLARGSMSSDGQNFRVPGSYIKGIACGGRHSAVITDAGAVLTFGWGLYGQCGQGSTDDELSPNCVSSLLGIRIEGVAAGLWHTVCTSADGDVYAFGGNQFGQLGTGGDQAETIPRLLDCPSLENVNVKRISCGARHTALITESRRCCCSNRQ; encoded by the exons ATGAATGGCGAGGGGAGTGAAGCAATGCAAGTGGAGATGGAGATTGAGAAGGAGAGGTTGGTGTACATGTGGGGTTACCTTCCCGGAGCTCTGCCGCAGAGGACGCCACTGTTGACGCCGGTTCTCGTTAGGGTTCCGCCCTCTGGTTACTCTTGGAAGGATGTTTGCGGTGGTGGTTGTGGATTCGCCATGGCTATCTCTg AGCCTGGAAAGCTCATAACATGGGGTTCAACAGATGATTTAGGCCAAAGCTATGTTACATCTGGCAAACATGGG GAAATTCCAGAGCCTTTCCCTCTTCCAACTGAAGTGACTATTGTAAAAGCTGCAGCTGGATGGGCACATTGTGTTTCTGTGACAG ATTGTGGAGAAGTTTACACATGGGGATGGAGGGAATGTGTACCCTCTGGGAAGGTGTTTGGTGAATCATTAACTGGGGTAAGCCCCGAAAAGGATGTACCAGGAAGGCAAAGTTCATTCTTGACTGAGCAAG TGAGCCCTCGTTCTCAAGGCTCAAAATCTACTGGAGGAACTGCCTCTGGTACCAGTGGAGAAGAAAGttcaaagagaagaagagtATCTTCAGCAAAGCAAACAGCCGAAACCTCATCATCTAGTGATGATACTCAGACAGCATTGCCATGTCTTGTCACACTCAATCCAGGTGTAAGGATAGCAAGTGTAGCTGCTGGTGGTCGCCATACCTTAGCATTGTCAG ATATAGGACAGGTGTGGGGTTGGGGCTATGGTGGTGAAGGGCAGCTTGGTTTGGGTTCTAGAATACGAATGGTGTCCTCTCCTCATCTAGTTCCTTGTATTAATTCCTCTTCTTATGGTAAAGATATATCAGCATCATTGGCTCGAGGAAGCATGAGTTCAGATGGGCAAAATTTCAGAGTTCCTGGAAGTTATATAAAGGGAATTGCCTGCGGAGGTCGACACAGTGCAGTAATCACAG ATGCTGGAGCTGTGCTTACGTTTGGTTGGGGACTTTATGGACAG TGTGGGCAAGGAAGTACAGATGATGAATTAAGCCCGAATTGCGTATCTTCCTTATTGGGTATTCGAATAGAGGGAGTTGCTGCAGGACTGTGGCATACTGTGTGTACATCTGCTGATGGTGATGTATATGCATTTGGTGGAAACCAGTTTGGGCAGCTGGGAACTGGTGGTGATCAAGCTGAG ACTATACCAAGGCTCTTGGATTGTCCGAGCTTGGAAAATGTGAACGTAAAAAGGATATCTTGTGGGGCTCGTCACACTGCTCTAATAACAG
- the LOC100778841 gene encoding ultraviolet-B receptor UVR8 isoform X3, which produces MNGEGSEAMQVEMEIEKERLVYMWGYLPGALPQRTPLLTPVLVRVPPSGYSWKDVCGGGCGFAMAISEPGKLITWGSTDDLGQSYVTSGKHGEIPEPFPLPTEVTIVKAAAGWAHCVSVTDCGEVYTWGWRECVPSGKVFGESLTGVSPEKDVPGRQSSFLTEQVSPRSQGSKSTGGTASGTSGEESSKRRRVSSAKQTAETSSSSDDTQTALPCLVTLNPGVRIASVAAGGRHTLALSDIGQVWGWGYGGEGQLGLGSRIRMVSSPHLVPCINSSSYGKDISASLARGSMSSDGQNFRVPGSYIKGIACGGRHSAVITDAGAVLTFGWGLYGQCGQGSTDDELSPNCVSSLLGIRIEGVAAGLWHTVCTSADGDVYAFGGNQFGQLGTGGDQAETIPRLLDCPSLENVNVKRISCGARHTALITAWPWGRDRP; this is translated from the exons ATGAATGGCGAGGGGAGTGAAGCAATGCAAGTGGAGATGGAGATTGAGAAGGAGAGGTTGGTGTACATGTGGGGTTACCTTCCCGGAGCTCTGCCGCAGAGGACGCCACTGTTGACGCCGGTTCTCGTTAGGGTTCCGCCCTCTGGTTACTCTTGGAAGGATGTTTGCGGTGGTGGTTGTGGATTCGCCATGGCTATCTCTg AGCCTGGAAAGCTCATAACATGGGGTTCAACAGATGATTTAGGCCAAAGCTATGTTACATCTGGCAAACATGGG GAAATTCCAGAGCCTTTCCCTCTTCCAACTGAAGTGACTATTGTAAAAGCTGCAGCTGGATGGGCACATTGTGTTTCTGTGACAG ATTGTGGAGAAGTTTACACATGGGGATGGAGGGAATGTGTACCCTCTGGGAAGGTGTTTGGTGAATCATTAACTGGGGTAAGCCCCGAAAAGGATGTACCAGGAAGGCAAAGTTCATTCTTGACTGAGCAAG TGAGCCCTCGTTCTCAAGGCTCAAAATCTACTGGAGGAACTGCCTCTGGTACCAGTGGAGAAGAAAGttcaaagagaagaagagtATCTTCAGCAAAGCAAACAGCCGAAACCTCATCATCTAGTGATGATACTCAGACAGCATTGCCATGTCTTGTCACACTCAATCCAGGTGTAAGGATAGCAAGTGTAGCTGCTGGTGGTCGCCATACCTTAGCATTGTCAG ATATAGGACAGGTGTGGGGTTGGGGCTATGGTGGTGAAGGGCAGCTTGGTTTGGGTTCTAGAATACGAATGGTGTCCTCTCCTCATCTAGTTCCTTGTATTAATTCCTCTTCTTATGGTAAAGATATATCAGCATCATTGGCTCGAGGAAGCATGAGTTCAGATGGGCAAAATTTCAGAGTTCCTGGAAGTTATATAAAGGGAATTGCCTGCGGAGGTCGACACAGTGCAGTAATCACAG ATGCTGGAGCTGTGCTTACGTTTGGTTGGGGACTTTATGGACAG TGTGGGCAAGGAAGTACAGATGATGAATTAAGCCCGAATTGCGTATCTTCCTTATTGGGTATTCGAATAGAGGGAGTTGCTGCAGGACTGTGGCATACTGTGTGTACATCTGCTGATGGTGATGTATATGCATTTGGTGGAAACCAGTTTGGGCAGCTGGGAACTGGTGGTGATCAAGCTGAG ACTATACCAAGGCTCTTGGATTGTCCGAGCTTGGAAAATGTGAACGTAAAAAGGATATCTTGTGGGGCTCGTCACACTGCTCTAATAACAG